From Oncorhynchus keta strain PuntledgeMale-10-30-2019 chromosome 25, Oket_V2, whole genome shotgun sequence, one genomic window encodes:
- the LOC118374207 gene encoding NADPH oxidase activator 1-like — MTLLDPVDVNKSKGRKKNKSIPSGIPLPPGLKPPTRPQSQLSHEEPPQERPDREASPPSYLPTTSTPSPRYPSTVDSPTELTEDPLANCTILYQMVALCDYAAEGPEDLEFSEGDTIDILSEVNEE; from the exons ATGACCCTGCTGGACCCAGTGGATGTCAACAAGTCCAAAGGCAGAAAAAAAAATAAA AGTATTCCCAGTGGGATCCCCCTCCCACCGGGGCTCAAGCCGCCCACTCGCCCACAGAGCCAGCTTAGCCACGAAGAACCTCCACAGG AGAGGCCTGATAGAGAGGCATCTCCACCCTCCTACCTACCAACCACCTCCACCCCATCACCCAGGTACCCATCCACGGTGGACAGTCCTACTGAGCTG acCGAGGACCCTCTGGCCAACTGTACCATTCTCTACCAGATGGTGGCACTGTGTGACTATGCAGCTGAGGGACCAGAGGATTTGGAGTTCAGCGAGGGAGACACCATTGACATTCTCAGTGAAG TCAATGAAGAGTGA